One Candidatus Woesearchaeota archaeon DNA window includes the following coding sequences:
- a CDS encoding AbrB/MazE/SpoVT family DNA-binding domain-containing protein has product MEIALTKLSANGQIVIPSEVRKEAGLTPATKFLVFNDGKDIVLKQITSETLREEMALLKKIHLAEQQITAGKVTKVTTEMSDEKIVNKLTN; this is encoded by the coding sequence GTGGAGATTGCACTAACCAAATTGTCTGCTAATGGACAAATAGTGATACCTTCAGAAGTAAGAAAAGAAGCAGGATTAACGCCAGCAACAAAATTTCTGGTGTTTAATGATGGAAAGGATATTGTGCTCAAACAAATAACTTCTGAGACGCTACGAGAAGAAATGGCATTGTTAAAAAAGATTCATTTGGCAGAACAGCAAATTACTGCGGGGAAGGTTACTAAAGTCACAACTGAGATGAGTGATGAAAAAATAGTGAACAAGCTAACAAATTAA
- a CDS encoding type II toxin-antitoxin system RelE/ParE family toxin produces MEIIFSDDFKKDFNKLKNKSVELKIIKQLKKLATNPHLGKPLRHNLKHHRSLRVHPYRIIYRLEQDKLIIVCFDH; encoded by the coding sequence ATGGAAATAATTTTCTCGGATGATTTCAAGAAGGACTTTAATAAACTCAAAAATAAATCTGTGGAATTAAAAATTATTAAACAACTCAAGAAACTCGCAACAAATCCTCATTTAGGAAAGCCGTTACGCCATAACTTAAAACATCATCGAAGTCTAAGGGTTCATCCTTACAGAATTATTTATCGTCTAGAGCAAGATAAATTAATTATTGTTTGTTTTGATCATTGA